A window of Selenomonas ruminantium subsp. lactilytica TAM6421 contains these coding sequences:
- a CDS encoding glycosyltransferase family 9 protein has translation MENKHGKKILILRLSAIGDVLHATPVARELKRLQPDAHITWLVSPPADKLLAENPYIDELLVWDRRPLDKAFAGFDLPTAYRELKKARTLLKARHFDLVLDIQGLFLTGILAILSGAKRRIGIHERHEGNPFFMSEMAPNIESPHKVRRYLSALMPLGFQQEDFTPGLTLQLPADMEGFAGKFWQEHAIDTAHPILMVTVRTTWPDKNWEPENFGLALRDLPEDVQIVFCGSPGEAEFIAAAQKQMNRPSLSIAGETNLIELAALLKSADLLLSCDTGPLHIADAVGCRTLSLWGPTQPDVYGPLTAGHEFIISPHECRRCLKTKCKYKTNACMKAITPEMVADRLKQALKNCSL, from the coding sequence ATGGAAAATAAGCACGGAAAAAAAATCCTGATCCTGCGCCTGTCTGCCATCGGTGATGTGCTCCACGCCACCCCCGTGGCCCGGGAGCTCAAAAGACTGCAGCCGGACGCCCATATCACCTGGCTGGTGAGCCCGCCTGCCGATAAACTGCTGGCGGAAAATCCCTATATCGACGAGCTCCTTGTCTGGGACAGACGGCCATTGGACAAGGCCTTTGCCGGCTTTGACCTGCCCACCGCTTACCGGGAACTAAAAAAAGCCCGTACCCTCTTAAAGGCACGGCACTTTGACCTGGTTCTCGATATTCAGGGGCTTTTCCTCACAGGCATTCTGGCCATACTTTCGGGAGCCAAACGGCGCATCGGCATCCACGAGCGCCACGAGGGCAACCCCTTCTTTATGAGCGAAATGGCTCCCAATATTGAAAGTCCCCACAAGGTGCGCCGCTATCTGAGCGCCCTGATGCCTCTGGGCTTCCAACAGGAAGACTTCACGCCGGGACTGACATTGCAGCTGCCCGCTGACATGGAAGGTTTTGCCGGGAAGTTCTGGCAGGAACACGCCATTGACACAGCCCATCCCATTTTGATGGTTACGGTACGCACCACCTGGCCGGACAAGAACTGGGAACCGGAAAACTTCGGGTTGGCCCTGCGTGACCTGCCGGAAGATGTGCAGATCGTCTTCTGCGGCAGCCCCGGCGAAGCGGAATTTATCGCCGCCGCCCAAAAGCAGATGAACCGCCCCAGCCTCTCCATTGCCGGCGAAACAAATCTCATCGAGCTGGCCGCCCTGCTGAAGAGTGCGGATTTGCTCCTGTCCTGTGATACCGGCCCTCTGCACATCGCCGACGCCGTAGGCTGCCGAACCCTTTCCCTCTGGGGCCCCACCCAGCCCGATGTCTACGGCCCCCTGACTGCAGGCCACGAGTTCATCATCAGCCCCCACGAATGCAGGCGCTGTCTCAAAACAAAATGCAAATACAAAACCAACGCCTGCATGAAAGCCATCACCCCGGAAATGGTGGCAGATAGGCTGAAACAGGCGCTGAAAAATTGCAGTTTGTGA
- a CDS encoding DEAD/DEAH box helicase: MLKDITIKSLASSDTVYRRGIEYYYDDAVDELAKLDNDGREWEAVVYGNSTYTVYVKLDKRKENIEDYSCDCPAAEQYLGACKHVVAVLKEIQETQEHERPQSAKEILQSVIKNMGLETAGNLQKKKQQEQQSRAAQRMFAAFQQAQAEDVDRRTVGQAEYAHLVPRLVTESYYGEHNNWLEFRFGLDKLYVVKNAGNFVEAMEKGDYWQLGSKNSVHLSSVHWGDETSAKLYDMLQKYKRMEQGMFAAGAGGNRYYYMNTHSYLFDQKQFRLSPEALTEFLELMGDTPFELRLDDGEWETVRTRTGNPQLELELAEVHGGGELKVTKADISTLSKDCRIVYQDGVIYQSDRKFAQGLKPLVDTFDGTNAIRINSHDLAAFFGQVLPRMELAAEVRIAPKFMEQYVVQPLSAELYIDYEVDGIAVRPKFAYGDAVFNPLVEKEPPLRGGRKLVRDEYREQELITRLTHYGFQPKRDQLVQKDEEKSYEFLTEELPFLPDWVDVFYSDAFGNRPVRPMPKVTAGVSVNDMDLLEVTFNAKDLDFNELMEILDSYRQKRKYHRLKDKSFITLGEQQMQAIADFVDNTGIGKSKAEGMKVELPMNQAMYLDELARADESLRLERSKEFRAIVRDIRHPEDSEAEVPASLKDILRDYQVTGFNWLSNLAGYHLGGILADDMGLGKTLQVIAFLLSKQDKNQPPSLVVAPTSLMYNWLDEIEHFAPELKACAVAGTKAEREKILAEADASFDVLITTYNMLKRDIDMYEKRRFRYAFLDEAQHIKNPTTQNARAVKRLKTSGYFALTGTPIENTLTELWSIFDFLMPGYLLSHKKFKDRYETPIVREQDERSLKDLKRHVMPFILRRMKKDVLTELPDKVERKMVSSMTPKQEKVYQGWFLKSQKEFAQQLAAGDDSRIKILAILTRLRQIACDPAMFLEGYTGGSGKLDQLEELVGEAVDGGHRILIFSQFTTMLSHIGERLKEQGIDYYYLDGSTPSLERIRLVKSFNEGNTPVFLISLKAGGTGLNLTGADMVIHFDPWWNPAVEDQATDRAYRLGQKNNVQVIRLLAKGTVEEKIYELQQKKKSLIDQMIQPGENFLSRLTDEEIRELFQK; this comes from the coding sequence ATGTTAAAAGATATAACCATCAAGTCGTTGGCCAGCAGTGATACGGTGTACCGGCGGGGGATTGAGTATTATTATGATGATGCAGTGGATGAACTGGCCAAGCTGGATAATGATGGCAGGGAATGGGAAGCTGTCGTATATGGCAATTCAACATATACGGTCTATGTGAAGCTGGACAAGCGCAAGGAGAATATTGAGGATTACAGCTGTGATTGCCCGGCCGCTGAGCAGTATCTGGGGGCCTGCAAGCATGTGGTGGCGGTGCTGAAGGAAATCCAGGAAACACAGGAACATGAGCGGCCCCAGTCGGCCAAGGAAATCCTGCAGAGCGTCATCAAGAATATGGGGCTGGAGACGGCGGGCAATCTGCAGAAAAAAAAGCAGCAGGAGCAGCAAAGCCGGGCAGCCCAGCGCATGTTTGCAGCTTTTCAGCAGGCCCAGGCAGAAGATGTTGACCGGCGTACCGTGGGGCAGGCAGAGTATGCCCATCTGGTGCCCCGTCTGGTCACGGAATCCTATTATGGCGAGCATAACAATTGGCTGGAATTCCGCTTTGGCTTGGACAAATTATATGTGGTGAAGAATGCGGGCAATTTCGTGGAGGCTATGGAAAAGGGGGATTACTGGCAGCTGGGCTCGAAGAATTCCGTCCATCTGAGTTCGGTGCACTGGGGGGATGAGACGTCCGCCAAGCTCTATGACATGCTGCAGAAGTACAAGCGTATGGAACAGGGGATGTTTGCCGCCGGCGCAGGCGGTAACCGCTACTACTATATGAACACCCATTCCTATCTTTTCGATCAGAAGCAGTTCCGCTTGTCACCGGAAGCCCTGACAGAGTTTCTGGAGCTTATGGGGGATACGCCCTTCGAATTGCGGCTGGATGATGGGGAATGGGAAACGGTCAGAACAAGGACGGGTAATCCCCAGCTGGAATTGGAACTGGCAGAGGTTCATGGCGGCGGCGAATTGAAGGTCACGAAGGCCGATATCTCGACCTTGTCCAAGGACTGCCGCATCGTATATCAGGATGGTGTGATCTACCAGAGTGACAGGAAATTTGCCCAAGGGTTGAAGCCGTTGGTGGATACTTTTGACGGCACCAACGCTATCCGGATAAACAGCCACGATCTGGCGGCCTTTTTTGGGCAGGTGCTGCCCCGCATGGAATTGGCGGCGGAAGTCAGGATCGCGCCGAAATTCATGGAGCAGTATGTGGTGCAGCCTCTTTCCGCAGAGCTCTATATTGACTACGAAGTGGACGGCATTGCCGTGCGACCAAAGTTTGCCTATGGGGATGCCGTATTCAATCCCCTGGTGGAAAAAGAACCGCCCCTCAGGGGCGGGCGGAAGCTGGTACGGGATGAATATCGGGAGCAGGAACTCATCACCCGGCTTACCCATTATGGCTTCCAGCCAAAGCGGGATCAGCTGGTGCAGAAGGATGAGGAAAAAAGCTATGAATTCCTGACGGAGGAGCTGCCCTTCCTGCCGGATTGGGTGGATGTATTCTATTCCGATGCCTTCGGCAACCGTCCGGTGCGGCCCATGCCCAAGGTCACGGCAGGGGTAAGCGTCAACGACATGGATCTGCTGGAGGTCACCTTCAATGCCAAGGATCTGGACTTTAACGAGCTTATGGAAATCCTCGATTCCTACCGGCAGAAACGCAAGTATCATCGTTTGAAGGACAAGAGCTTCATCACCCTGGGGGAACAGCAGATGCAGGCCATTGCCGATTTCGTGGACAATACGGGCATTGGCAAAAGCAAGGCTGAGGGCATGAAGGTGGAACTGCCCATGAATCAGGCCATGTATCTGGATGAACTGGCCCGGGCTGATGAAAGCCTGCGGCTGGAGCGCAGCAAGGAGTTCCGGGCCATCGTGCGGGATATCCGCCATCCTGAGGACAGCGAGGCCGAAGTGCCGGCGAGCCTGAAGGATATCCTGCGTGATTATCAGGTGACGGGCTTCAACTGGCTGTCCAATCTGGCAGGTTATCACTTGGGTGGCATTCTGGCCGACGATATGGGGCTGGGCAAGACCTTGCAGGTCATTGCCTTCCTGCTGTCCAAGCAGGATAAGAACCAGCCGCCCTCTTTGGTGGTGGCACCGACTTCGCTGATGTATAACTGGCTCGATGAAATCGAGCATTTTGCCCCGGAGCTCAAGGCCTGTGCTGTGGCTGGTACCAAGGCGGAACGGGAAAAGATTCTGGCTGAGGCCGATGCCAGCTTTGATGTGCTGATCACTACCTATAATATGCTCAAGCGGGATATCGATATGTATGAGAAGCGACGTTTCCGTTACGCCTTTTTGGATGAGGCCCAGCATATCAAGAATCCCACGACCCAGAATGCAAGGGCGGTGAAGCGTCTGAAGACCAGCGGCTACTTTGCCCTGACGGGTACGCCCATTGAAAACACCCTGACGGAACTTTGGTCAATCTTCGATTTCCTGATGCCGGGGTATCTGCTTTCCCATAAGAAATTCAAGGACCGCTACGAAACCCCCATCGTACGGGAGCAGGACGAACGCAGCCTCAAGGATTTAAAGCGCCATGTGATGCCCTTTATCCTGCGGCGTATGAAAAAGGACGTGTTGACGGAACTGCCCGACAAAGTGGAGCGCAAGATGGTAAGCTCCATGACGCCGAAGCAGGAAAAGGTCTATCAGGGCTGGTTCCTAAAGAGTCAGAAGGAATTTGCCCAGCAGCTGGCGGCGGGGGACGACAGCCGCATCAAGATCTTGGCCATCCTCACCCGCCTGCGGCAGATTGCCTGCGATCCTGCCATGTTTTTGGAAGGTTATACCGGCGGTTCCGGCAAGCTGGATCAGCTGGAGGAACTGGTGGGGGAGGCCGTGGACGGCGGCCACCGCATCCTGATCTTCTCCCAGTTCACCACCATGCTTTCCCATATCGGGGAACGGCTGAAGGAGCAGGGCATCGACTATTACTATCTGGATGGTTCTACGCCTTCGCTGGAGCGTATCCGTCTGGTCAAATCCTTCAATGAAGGGAATACGCCGGTATTCCTGATTTCCCTGAAAGCCGGCGGCACGGGACTGAATCTTACAGGGGCGGATATGGTCATCCATTTCGATCCCTGGTGGAACCCGGCGGTGGAGGATCAGGCCACCGACCGTGCTTATCGTCTGGGGCAGAAGAACAATGTGCAGGTCATCCGTCTGCTGGCCAAGGGCACCGTGGAGGAAAAGATCTATGAGCTCCAACAGAAGAAGAAATCCCTGATCGACCAGATGATCCAGCCCGGAGAAAACTTCCTGTCACGGCTGACGGACGAAGAAATTCGCGAACTGTTCCAGAAATAA
- a CDS encoding SoxR reducing system RseC family protein, which yields MKQEQGIVLETEGSTAKIRVGRHEECGSCGACGGAQRVVVEAANPVEAKAGDKVLFEFREENVLTGAFVVFILPLLFGAVGAVIGHFTAPLLDENGSLPYVLGALIFFLIALVIVKRFDRKAAKDQALKPVIVEILDKHQS from the coding sequence ATGAAACAGGAACAAGGTATTGTGTTGGAAACAGAGGGCAGCACGGCCAAGATCCGAGTGGGACGTCATGAGGAGTGTGGCTCCTGCGGTGCCTGCGGCGGGGCCCAGCGGGTGGTGGTGGAAGCGGCCAATCCCGTGGAGGCCAAGGCCGGGGATAAAGTGCTTTTTGAGTTCCGGGAGGAAAATGTGCTGACCGGGGCCTTCGTGGTCTTTATCCTGCCTTTGCTGTTTGGTGCAGTGGGGGCGGTGATCGGTCATTTTACAGCACCGCTGCTGGATGAGAACGGCAGCCTGCCCTATGTGCTGGGAGCGTTGATCTTCTTCCTGATTGCCTTGGTCATCGTGAAGCGATTTGACCGCAAGGCAGCGAAAGATCAGGCATTGAAACCGGTGATTGTCGAGATTTTGGACAAGCATCAGTCTTAA
- the rsxC gene encoding electron transport complex subunit RsxC: MFGSFLGGIHPKDGKDLAKDKPIENMPVPAELVVPMGQHIGAPCAPTVKVGDEVKRGQLIGTSPAFMHADIHAPVSGKVVKVEPRPHSGMGSCLSVVIANDGKDEWAEGLPLTRNWQTMENEEILAAIQAAGIVGMGGATFPAHIKLKPAKPVDILILNGAECEPYLTADYRLMLEEGEKIITGTQILQKILGVKRTVIGIEDNKPEAIKAMQKAAQGTDIEVAALKTKYPQGAEKMLIKVISGREVPMGGLPMDVGAVVQNVGTVAAIADAVEHGLPLTERITTVTGDAIKEPKNLRIRIGTPYQAAIDYCGGFKEQPKKLIAGGPMMGMAQATAQVPVMKGSSGILALTAKQVDHGPEMNCIRCGKCVKACPMGLVPSMLSILSERQAYEACRDDYGLMNCVECGCCTFVCPAKRNIVQYIKNAKGVIRAEQMKAKAAAEAKKKAQEAAEGKKEAVK; encoded by the coding sequence ATGTTCGGAAGTTTTCTGGGCGGTATTCATCCCAAGGACGGCAAGGATCTGGCTAAGGACAAGCCAATTGAAAATATGCCCGTGCCGGCAGAACTCGTGGTTCCCATGGGGCAGCATATCGGTGCTCCCTGTGCACCCACGGTCAAGGTGGGGGACGAGGTCAAGCGGGGGCAGCTGATTGGCACAAGTCCTGCCTTTATGCATGCCGATATCCATGCGCCGGTGTCCGGCAAGGTGGTGAAGGTGGAGCCAAGGCCCCATTCGGGCATGGGCAGCTGCCTGAGCGTGGTCATCGCCAATGACGGCAAGGATGAATGGGCAGAGGGACTGCCGCTTACGCGCAATTGGCAGACCATGGAGAATGAGGAAATCCTGGCAGCCATCCAAGCTGCTGGCATTGTGGGCATGGGGGGGGCCACCTTCCCGGCTCATATCAAATTGAAGCCGGCCAAGCCTGTGGACATCCTCATCCTGAACGGAGCGGAGTGCGAGCCGTATCTGACTGCGGACTATCGGCTGATGCTGGAAGAGGGCGAAAAGATCATCACCGGCACGCAGATCCTGCAAAAGATTTTAGGCGTAAAGCGCACGGTCATTGGTATTGAGGACAATAAGCCCGAGGCAATCAAGGCCATGCAGAAGGCGGCCCAGGGCACCGATATTGAAGTGGCAGCCCTCAAGACCAAGTACCCCCAGGGGGCAGAGAAAATGCTCATCAAGGTCATTTCCGGCCGGGAAGTGCCCATGGGCGGCCTGCCTATGGATGTGGGGGCTGTGGTGCAGAATGTGGGCACCGTGGCGGCCATTGCCGATGCCGTGGAACATGGTTTGCCCCTTACTGAGCGCATCACCACTGTGACCGGCGATGCCATCAAAGAGCCAAAGAATCTGCGCATCCGCATCGGCACGCCTTATCAGGCGGCTATTGACTACTGTGGCGGCTTCAAGGAACAGCCCAAGAAGCTGATTGCCGGCGGCCCCATGATGGGTATGGCCCAGGCCACAGCCCAGGTTCCCGTGATGAAGGGTTCTTCCGGCATATTGGCTTTGACGGCCAAGCAGGTGGACCACGGCCCGGAGATGAACTGCATCCGCTGCGGCAAATGCGTCAAGGCCTGTCCCATGGGACTGGTGCCCAGCATGCTTTCCATATTGTCAGAGCGTCAGGCCTATGAAGCCTGCCGGGATGATTACGGCCTGATGAATTGCGTGGAATGCGGCTGCTGCACCTTCGTATGCCCTGCCAAGCGCAATATCGTGCAGTATATCAAGAATGCCAAGGGTGTGATCCGGGCAGAACAGATGAAAGCCAAGGCGGCAGCCGAGGCGAAGAAGAAAGCTCAGGAAGCTGCGGAAGGGAAAAAGGAGGCGGTCAAATGA
- a CDS encoding RnfABCDGE type electron transport complex subunit D encodes MSEEVMKKEPELFTVSVSPHIRDDETISHIMWQVNAALLPAALFAIWWFGIPALINMLVGVVFAVLGEYIWQKGMHQPITAFDGSACITGLLLAMSMSPLLPPYMVAIGSLLAIIVAKQSMGGLGFNIFNPAHIGRAALMVSWPVAMTTWTKMTDCSGGVDAMTSATPLNILKMQGYDALVATFGSQSDLYWNLFIGTRNGSLGETSTLLLLLGGLYLIWKGYVNWQVPVTMIATVAVLTWIFGPAGLFTGDPLFHMMAGGLMLGAFFMATDMVTIPMTIKGQLIFAVGAGALTVLIRLVGGYPEGVCYSLLLMNAVTPLIDRFCKPRIFGAGGAK; translated from the coding sequence ATGAGTGAGGAAGTAATGAAAAAGGAACCGGAACTCTTTACGGTGTCTGTATCGCCTCATATCCGTGACGATGAAACCATCAGCCATATCATGTGGCAGGTCAATGCGGCGCTTTTGCCGGCGGCGCTCTTTGCCATCTGGTGGTTTGGTATCCCTGCACTTATCAATATGTTAGTCGGTGTGGTCTTTGCCGTTTTAGGGGAATACATTTGGCAGAAAGGCATGCATCAGCCCATTACGGCCTTTGATGGCAGTGCCTGCATTACCGGCCTTTTGCTGGCCATGTCCATGTCGCCGCTGCTGCCGCCGTACATGGTGGCCATTGGTTCCCTGCTGGCGATCATTGTGGCCAAGCAGTCCATGGGGGGCTTAGGCTTCAATATCTTCAATCCCGCCCATATCGGCCGGGCGGCGCTCATGGTGTCCTGGCCGGTGGCCATGACCACCTGGACGAAAATGACGGATTGCAGTGGCGGCGTGGATGCCATGACCTCGGCAACTCCCCTCAATATCCTCAAGATGCAGGGCTATGATGCCCTGGTGGCCACCTTTGGCAGTCAGTCGGACTTATACTGGAATCTCTTTATCGGTACCCGCAATGGTTCCCTGGGGGAAACCAGCACCCTGTTGCTTTTATTGGGCGGCTTGTATCTGATCTGGAAAGGCTATGTGAACTGGCAGGTGCCTGTGACCATGATCGCCACGGTGGCAGTGCTGACCTGGATCTTCGGCCCGGCAGGGCTCTTTACCGGCGATCCCCTGTTCCATATGATGGCGGGCGGCCTGATGCTGGGTGCTTTCTTCATGGCCACGGATATGGTGACCATTCCCATGACCATCAAAGGTCAGCTGATTTTCGCAGTAGGGGCTGGGGCGCTTACAGTGCTGATTCGTCTGGTGGGGGGCTATCCTGAGGGGGTATGCTATTCCCTGCTCTTGATGAATGCGGTGACGCCGCTGATCGACCGGTTCTGCAAACCGCGGATCTTTGGGGCAGGAGGTGCTAAATGA
- a CDS encoding RnfABCDGE type electron transport complex subunit G: MMGNNEHSTFKIAFNLAAACFISGIVIGSVYFVTAPVAAQKAEEMKQESMKSLVPEAEHFTEVAGHEGWFAAEKGGKAIAYIVPGESKGYGGKIKMLVAVTADAKVIDFSILEHNETPGLGDNAQKPAFRQMFAGKGADKLEVTKDPNNKENIQAMTGATISSRAVTKGVREAVEAVAAYKAEGGAK, translated from the coding sequence ATGATGGGCAATAATGAACATTCTACTTTCAAGATCGCCTTCAATCTGGCGGCGGCCTGCTTTATCTCCGGCATCGTCATCGGCTCTGTCTATTTTGTGACGGCTCCTGTGGCGGCGCAGAAAGCCGAGGAAATGAAGCAGGAGTCCATGAAGTCCCTGGTGCCGGAAGCGGAACACTTTACCGAAGTGGCCGGTCATGAAGGCTGGTTCGCGGCGGAAAAAGGCGGCAAGGCCATCGCCTATATCGTACCCGGCGAAAGCAAAGGCTATGGCGGCAAGATCAAGATGCTGGTAGCCGTAACCGCCGATGCCAAGGTCATTGATTTTTCCATTTTAGAGCATAATGAGACGCCGGGGCTCGGTGACAATGCCCAAAAGCCGGCCTTCCGGCAGATGTTTGCGGGCAAGGGCGCCGACAAGCTGGAGGTCACGAAAGATCCGAACAACAAGGAGAATATCCAGGCCATGACCGGGGCGACGATTTCCTCCCGGGCCGTGACCAAGGGCGTGCGGGAGGCCGTGGAGGCTGTGGCCGCTTACAAGGCTGAGGGAGGTGCTAAGTGA
- the rsxE gene encoding electron transport complex subunit RsxE gives MKEHWQIFSKGLIAENPIFILALSLCPALAVTTTVINGLTMGLTVTFVITTNNVVVSIVRKWVNPKVRVPVYITSIATIVTVAQLVLQAYFPVLYKAMGIYLALVVVFAIILARAEVFASKNGVFKSFLDGFGMGCGFTLAMLTIAVIRELIGAGTILGVPVFGEGYNPMLMMILPPGAFILIGYLVAACKTWNAKQEEKARIAELKAGKEA, from the coding sequence ATGAAGGAACATTGGCAAATATTCAGCAAGGGCCTGATTGCCGAAAATCCGATTTTCATTCTGGCCCTGTCCCTGTGCCCGGCGCTGGCGGTAACCACGACGGTCATCAACGGTCTGACCATGGGGCTTACGGTGACTTTCGTCATCACCACCAATAATGTGGTGGTATCCATCGTGCGCAAATGGGTGAATCCCAAGGTGCGCGTGCCGGTGTATATCACCTCCATTGCCACCATCGTGACGGTGGCGCAATTGGTATTGCAGGCTTACTTCCCCGTGCTCTACAAGGCCATGGGCATCTATCTGGCATTGGTGGTGGTGTTCGCCATCATTTTGGCCAGAGCGGAGGTTTTCGCCTCTAAGAATGGCGTGTTCAAGTCTTTCCTCGATGGCTTTGGTATGGGCTGCGGCTTTACGCTGGCCATGCTGACCATTGCGGTGATCCGCGAGCTGATTGGCGCAGGTACTATCCTGGGCGTGCCGGTTTTCGGCGAGGGCTACAATCCCATGCTTATGATGATCCTGCCGCCGGGGGCCTTTATCCTGATCGGTTATCTGGTGGCGGCTTGCAAGACCTGGAACGCCAAGCAGGAAGAAAAAGCCCGCATCGCGGAGCTGAAAGCTGGAAAGGAGGCCTAA
- a CDS encoding electron transport complex protein RnfA translates to MGEYLTLFIGAVVVNNFVLTKFLGLCIFFGISKNLSASVGMGMAVTSVMTMSSILAWIVYFFVLEPLGLTFLTTIVFVVLTASFVQLLELVIKKQAPALYNMWGIYLLLIATNCIVLAVPLLNVENNYSLLKSIVFAIGSGLGFAVAIILMASLREKLVYANVPKPLQGIGIAFILAGMLSLAFLGFAGML, encoded by the coding sequence ATGGGAGAGTATTTAACATTGTTTATCGGCGCTGTAGTGGTCAATAACTTCGTGCTGACGAAATTCCTGGGCCTCTGTATCTTCTTCGGTATCTCCAAGAACCTCAGTGCCTCGGTGGGCATGGGCATGGCGGTGACCTCCGTCATGACCATGAGCTCCATCCTGGCGTGGATCGTGTATTTCTTCGTGCTGGAACCATTGGGGCTGACCTTCCTGACCACCATCGTATTCGTGGTGCTCACGGCAAGTTTCGTGCAGCTCTTGGAACTGGTCATCAAGAAGCAGGCACCGGCTCTCTACAATATGTGGGGCATTTACCTGCTGCTGATTGCCACCAACTGTATTGTATTGGCCGTACCTCTCCTCAATGTGGAGAATAATTACAGCCTCTTGAAGAGCATTGTCTTTGCCATTGGCTCCGGTTTAGGCTTTGCCGTGGCCATCATCCTGATGGCCTCCCTGCGGGAAAAGCTGGTCTACGCCAATGTGCCCAAGCCATTGCAGGGCATCGGCATCGCCTTTATCCTGGCAGGCATGCTGTCGTTGGCATTCCTGGGGTTCGCAGGCATGTTATAA
- the rnfB gene encoding RnfABCDGE type electron transport complex subunit B: MEKAILIIVVLVGVGLFFGIVLALADKKFYMAVNPLINEVEEILPKGQCGACGFAGCAKYAEAVVEDPTVAPNLCVPGKAAVAAKVAELTGKKAEVTEPKYAALKCRGTKTAAAMAAHYEGVPDCAAAKLIQGGPKGCKFGCIGFGNCVKACPFGAMSMGPDGLPVVDKEICTGCGKCVSTCPQAILTLKGFHDPVEVLCSSHDKGPAAKKLCANACIGCGLCMRNCSQGAIKIDNFVAVVDSSKCAECTEPTCMGKCPTSAIQSVVHTTAAQKTA; this comes from the coding sequence ATGGAAAAAGCAATACTGATTATCGTCGTGCTGGTGGGTGTCGGGCTGTTCTTCGGCATCGTGCTGGCATTGGCGGATAAGAAATTCTATATGGCGGTGAACCCGCTGATCAATGAAGTCGAAGAAATCCTGCCCAAAGGCCAGTGCGGTGCCTGCGGCTTTGCAGGCTGTGCCAAGTATGCCGAAGCCGTGGTGGAAGATCCCACGGTGGCCCCGAATCTCTGCGTGCCGGGCAAGGCGGCTGTAGCGGCAAAAGTTGCCGAGCTTACAGGCAAGAAAGCCGAGGTCACGGAACCCAAGTATGCTGCTTTGAAATGCCGGGGCACGAAAACTGCCGCGGCTATGGCGGCCCATTACGAGGGTGTGCCGGACTGTGCGGCGGCCAAGCTCATACAGGGCGGCCCCAAGGGCTGCAAGTTCGGCTGCATCGGCTTTGGCAATTGCGTCAAAGCCTGCCCCTTCGGCGCCATGAGCATGGGGCCGGACGGCCTGCCCGTGGTGGACAAGGAGATTTGCACCGGCTGCGGCAAGTGTGTAAGCACCTGTCCCCAGGCAATCCTGACACTTAAGGGCTTCCATGATCCGGTGGAAGTTCTCTGCAGCTCCCACGACAAAGGCCCCGCAGCCAAGAAACTCTGTGCCAATGCCTGCATCGGCTGTGGCCTGTGCATGCGGAACTGCAGCCAAGGAGCAATCAAGATTGATAACTTCGTGGCCGTAGTGGATAGCAGCAAATGTGCAGAATGCACCGAGCCGACCTGTATGGGCAAGTGTCCGACTAGCGCGATTCAGTCTGTTGTCCATACAACAGCTGCACAAAAGACGGCATAA